In the genome of Nitratireductor sp. GISD-1A_MAKvit, the window CCCGGCGGCGACGCCTGCAATGTCGGACACGGCATAGAGTTTGCGGGCTTTGCGCTGGACCACGCACAAGTGCGAGACGACTCCGGTCTCGTTTCCCTGCTCGAGCGCATTCTTATCGCTTCGTTCCAAGCGAGTTTCGAACAGACCGGACTTCATCTGGCCGTTTCGGTTTCTTCTGGCGAAAAGCTCAGCCCCTTCCGCCCATGGTGGTCGCTTCCCGAAACGATCCGCACCGCCGCCCTCGCCCATCATTTGACCGCTTCACGCGAGGCGCTTTCTGTCTGGCAACGGGCTGACGCTGCATTTTTTAACCACTACTGGCGCGGACACCCGCCCATCGCCTACCAGACACGCACTTCGGTCGGTCCCACCGATTACGTTCCGGCCACGCCCGATCTCGATCCCGGCTATCACACCGGTCTGAGCCTCCTTGCCGCCATCCATGTGGCAGAGGCCCTTGCAACAACAATTCCCGCTCACGCCGCGAGGTAACCATGGCAGCAGTCGACATCCAGGATGTCCGCAAGTTTTACGGACAGCTCGAAACCATCAAGGGCGTCAGCGTGGACGTTCCAGACGGTGCGTTCGTGGTTCTCGTGGGGCCGTCGGGGTGTGGCAAATCCACCCTTTTGCGCATGATCGCGGGGCTGGAGGACATTTCCGACGGCACGATCAGCATTGGCGGGCGTGTCATCAACGACGTGGAACCCAAACACCGCGATATCGCCATGGTGTTCCAGAACTACGCGCTCTATCCCCACATGACGATTGCGGAAAACATGGGCTTTTCGCTGAGGCTCGCCAAGCGTCCGAAGGATGAGATCGACCGGCGCGTGCGTGAAGCGGCGGTCATTCTGGGGCTTGCCGATTATCTGGATCGTTATCCGCGTCAGCTGTCGGGCGGGCAGCGCCAGCGTGTCGCCATGGGGCGTGCCATCGTTCGCGATCCGCAGGTCTTTCTGTTCGACGAACCGCTTTCCAATCTGGACGCCAAGCTTCGCGTGCAGATGCGGGCCGAGCTCAAGGACATTCATGCCCGCCTCAAAACGACGACCATCTACGTCACACACGACCAGATCGAGGCCATGACCATGGCCGACCGCATCGTCGTCATGCGTGACGGTATCGTGGAACAGGTCGGCGCCCCGCTGGAGCTCTACGACCGACCCAACAACACCTTCGTGGCAAGCTTCATCGGCTCGCCCTCGATGAACCTTCTCAAGGGCAGTGTTGCAAAGAGTGGCAGGGCCGTAAGCGTCGAAGGCGGCGCGGAGCTGCCTTTCGAAGGTGATGCTCCGGATGTCGGCAGTGTCGTTTATGGAATCCGGCCCGAGCATCTCCATCTATCCACCGATGGCGGTGGTTTCGAGGCAGTGGCAACCAATGTCGAACCCACAGGTTCCGAAACCCTCGTTCAGGTCCGGTTTGGCGAGCAGATCCTGTCTGCCCAGCTTCGCGACCGCGTGGACATCCGCGCCGGAGACACCGTGCGTCTTGCCGTAAAGGCCGACAAGGCACATCTCTTCGATGCACAGACGAGCCAGCGGCTCGGCTGACCGGCAATGCTTCCCCGCCTCAACAAAGCCCTGCTTGCCGAACTGCCGGATGGCATCGCCCGTCCGGCTTATGACCCGGCAGAAGTCACAACAGGCATCGTGCATCTCGGCGTCGGTGCGTTTCATCGTGCCCACCAGGCCGCTTATGTGGATGCCTGCCTCGCGGAGGGAGACGCCCGTTGGGGCATCATTGGCGTTTCCCTCCGCAGTTCCGCAATGCGCGACGCGCTTGCACCGCAGGACTGGCTATACACGCTCGCCGAAAGGCAGGGCGATGGCGAAAGACTGAAGGTGCTTGGCCCTCTCAGGGAGGTGCTTGTCGCGCCTGAGGATCCGCGGGCCGTGCTGGAGGCCATGGCGAAGCCCGAGATCCGCCTCGTAACGCTGACGGTCACCGAAAAGGCATACCCGCGCACGCCGGAGGGAGCGCTCGACACGAGCGATCCCACAGTGGCGGCAGACCTTGCCGATCCGGCCTCCCCCAGCGGAATTCTGGGTTTCATCTCACAGGCGCTTGCCCTGCGCCGGGCCGCCGGAACCGCCCCTTTCACCGTGCTTTCCTGCGACAACCTCCCGGCCAATGGCTCGACGCTTCGCCGGCTCGTCGTGGAATTCTCGCGCCTGTGCGATCCCGCTCTCGCGCGGCACATCCAAGAAGATGTCGCCTTCCCATCCAGCATGGTCGACCGCATCGTTCCGGCCACTGCCGAAACCGATCGCGAACGCATATCGAGAACGCTTGGTGCTGAAGACGCCTGGCCCGTCGTGACCGAGCCCTTCATGCAATGGGTGGTCGAGGACGATTTCCCGCAGGGACGCCCTGACTGGGAGCGGCACGGTGTCGAAATGGTGTCCGATGTGGAACCCTTCGAGGAGATGAAGCTCAGGCTCCTCAACGGGGCGCATTCGGCCATTGCCTATTCCGGTCAGCTCCTTGGCCACGAAACGGTGGCCGACGCCTTTGCCGACCCTCTGGTCGATCGGTTTGTAAAAGGCCTCTGGCGGGAAGCAGCCGAAACGCTCTCGGGCGCGGCGCGCCTTGAGGCCGGTTCCTACACGGAGCGGCTGAGCGCACGGTTTGCAAATCCTGCCCTTCGCCATCGCACCGCGCAGATCGCCAATGATGGGTCGCAAAAACTGCCGCAGCGCTTTGTCAGCCCGCTTCTGGCGCGGCTGGAAGAGGGAAGCAGTGCACCGCATCTTTGCGCCGGCATCGCGCTGTGGATCGCGGCACTGGAAGCCCGCGGGAGCCAGCCCGCCTTCAGCGATCCGCTGGATGAACGTCTGAGCGCCATATTCGACGAAACCGACGCAGCCGAGCCGACAGCCGAAGCAATCCTCCAACTGGCCGGTTTCAGGTCATTTAAAGACTACCTGCCTGCGGTTGCCAGCGCATTTCAGCGCATCAGGAACGAAGGCGTAACCGCCGAGCTCACCCGCTACCCGTAAGGAGACACATCACGATGAAGCAGACCTGGCGCTGGTTCGGCCCTGACGATCCGGTAACACTTGCACATGTGCGGCAGGCTGGCGCAACGGGCGTCGTCACCGCGCTGCATCACCTCAACGATGGCCGCGCCTGGCCGCAGGATGAGATCGCAAAACGCAAGCAGCAGATCGAGGCCGCCGGTCTTGAATGGTCCGTGGTCGAAAGCATCATCGTGCACGAGAACGTCAAGACCCGCACCGGCGCGTTTCGCGAACTGATCGACAATTACAAGACCTCGATCCGCAATGTCGCTCGCGCCGGCATCAAGACCGTCTGCTACAATTTCATGGCCATCACCGACTGGACACGCACGGACCTCGATTATCCGATGCCCCACGGCGGCACCGCCCTTCGTTTCGACGCGGTGGAGTTCTGCGTCTACGACCTGTTCGTTCTGGAGCGCCCCGGTGCAGAGGCCCGATCACCCGGCGGAGCGCATTGAAGCGGCACGGGCACGTTTGCAGGCGATGAGCGAAAGCGACCTGGCGCGCCTTGAGCGCAACCTCATCGAATGGGTTCCCGCACGCGAATTCGTCTATGATCGCGACAGTTTTCGGCGCATGCTCGATACCTACCGCGACGTCTCGGCCGATGGGCTGCGCGAAAATCTCGCCGCGTTCCACCGGGAAATCATGCCGGTCGCAGAAGAGGAAGGCGTGGTGATGGCGATCCATCCCGACGATCCCCCCTTCCCGCTGTTTGGTCTGCCAAGGATCGTTTCCACCAGGTCGGATCTCGAAGCATTGCTCGCCGCCGTTCCTTCCCGTGCGAACGGTCTTACCTTCTGCACCGGATCGCTGGGCGCAAATCCTGAAAACGATTTGCCTGCCATGGCTCAGGCCCTTGGCCAGCATGTCCATTTTGCGCATCTGCGTAACGTGACACGGGAAGCCGACGGCTCATTCCATGAAGCCGAACATCTGGACGGCGACACGGATATGGTGGCCGTGGTTGCCGCGTTGATGAAGGAAGAACGCCGGCGTGGAGGCGAAATTCCCATGCGTCCGGACCACGGGCACGTCATTCTCGACGATCTCGGCAAGAAAGTGAATCCGGGCTATGCCGGCATCGGTCGCCTGAAGGGCCTCGCGGAACTGCGCGGCATCATGCGCACACTGGAAAAAGTCGGCTACTGAACCTTGCTTGTTTTTGGGAGGGGCGTGGCCCCGCAACGCCTCCCCCGGAAACGACCATCTTCACGAAGGCACAACAGAAAAACGGGTGGCCACCAGATAGCCTGCCCAGGCGGAGACGCCGGTTAGAACAGTGCCCCATGCCATGTCAACGACCGTGACCGCCACAGACCAGTTCTTCACCGTGGCGAGATTGGTCATGTCATAGGTGCCATAGGCGATCAGCCCAAGGATCGCGCCCGCCACCAGTGCGCTCATGGCGCTCCCATTGCCGAGCGCTGGCGCGACGGCAAAATAGACAATCCCCGCGACATAGACGAGGTAGAAAAGCCCCGCCGCCAGGAGGTTTGGCTGGTCCATCAGGAGATGGTCCATGCGTGACTTGTAGAACCCCGTCGAAACGCGCGACAGCCAGACATAATCAAGCCCAAAGAAAACGACTGCCGTCGCGGCATAGGCGATGACATAGCTCATGGGGATCTCCCGTTGTTGCCTGTATCAGTTCATATGCCGATGATCGGCTGGACCAGCCGCACCAGCCAGCTCTTGAAGCGCAAGGGTGCGTCCGTTACCGCGAGGCAGATGCAATCCTGCCCTTCGGTTGCGATCGGCTGATGCTCCAGATGCTCATCGGCTTCCTCAAGGTCGCCCCGCGCGAACAGGTCTTCCCCGTCATGAAAGCTTCCGGACAGAACGAGCGTCAGCTCCCTTCCCCGATGGCCATGTTCAGGCACCGGTTTGCCGGCCGGAATCCGAAGCAGGCGCACGATCGTGCTCTTGTCTTCGGTCCGAATGGGCAGGTGAAACGCGCCGCGCCCGAGCGAGCGCCATTTCACGCCATCCACATCGCTGCCCACATAGCTTCGCAGCGGCTCGGGCAGTACTATGTCGCCGGAAGGAAGGCGGACGTCCGAACCGGCAGTTTTTTCTGGCCGAAGTTTCTCATCCTGGAGGCGTTTCTTCATGGCATCCCAGCCACCGGATGGCGCGTCGTGACCATTTGAAACACTTTCTGCCAGAAGGGCGCCGCCGGTCATCTCCATGGCGGAAAGCCGGCGCCTGCAGCTCGGGCAGAGCGCCAGATGTGTCGCGACGGCGATACGCCAGCCTTCGGAAAGGCTGCCGGTTGCATAGTCGAGCAGAAGTTCGTCGCTGATATGATGCTTGATGTTCATGGCCGGTCTCCCAGCACGGTACGCAATTTGTTGAAGGCAAGTCGGATGCGCGACTTCACGGTGCCCAGTGGAAGGTCCAGCCGCCTCGCGATCTCGCTGTGCGAGGCGTCGTCGAAATACGCCAGGTGCAGAAGTTTCCTCTGTTCTTCCGGTAATTCCTTCAAGGCCCTGTGAAGCGCTTTTTCCGCATCGCGCGCTTCCATCGTGTCGTCGGCCCTTGGTTCGGCATCGGGCACGAAGGCGGGATCGTTCGGGTCAAAGTCCGGCTGCCTGTTTCGGCGAAAACTGTCGATGCGCAGATTGCGCGCAATGGTGAATATCCATGCGCTCGCATTGCCTTTCTGCGTGTCGAATTGCGCCGCCTTGCGCCAGACCGTCATCATGGTTTCCTGCATCAGTTCCTCGGCCAGTTGAGGATCGCGGACGAGCCGCAGCATGTAACCGCGCACACGCGGCGCGAACGCCTCAAAAATGCATTCGAAGGCATCGATGTCCGCGCACTCGGCCACGCGCCGCAGCCGGGCTGCCATCTCGTCTGGGGATTCAGCTTCGTGTTTTCCGTTCATCAAGCCCCGCTTGCCCGATCTGTCGCGCCATCCCGTGCGCTTACCGGAGTTTGGTGCCCACCTGAAATGCGCGGGCCGTGCAGGGTTTGAAACGATGTCCATGCCCCCTGCTACGGGGAGTTAAGCATCGCGGATCACCGAAGACAAAAATTTTTGTCCAGAGAGATCCGATTTGCACGCGCCCGCGTAATGGTTTTCAATCAACAAAAGGATAGTGCGGTGGGATCGGCAATCAAAACAACCCCGTCACCCAGAGTAGCAGTCATCGGTTCGGGGATTTCGGGGCTCTCGGCGGCATGGCTGCTGTCACGAACGCGTCATGTCACGCTCTACGAGGCAGCCAACCGCCCGGGCGGCCATGCAAACACGGTCGATGTGCCATTGGAAGGAGGATCCGTTTCCGTCGACACCGGCTTCATCGTTTACAACGACCGCAACTACCCCAACCTCGTTTCGCTCTTTCAGCATCTGGATGTTCCCACACAGCCTTCCAGCATGTCGTTCGCCGCATCCCTTGACGGGGGTGATTTCGAATATTCAGGGTCGGGACTGAACGGGCTTCTTGGACAGCGCGGCAATGCGCTGCGCCCGCGATTCTGGCGTATGCTCCGCGATGTTCTCAAGTTCTACCGGCAGGCACCCGGTCTCCTGGTCGAACGCCGCCACGGACAGGACACGCTCGGCTCCTATCTGGATCGGACCGGCTACAGCAATGCGTTCATCAACGACCACCTCTTGCCGATGGGGGCTGCCATATGGTCGACCACCGCCGCACAGATGCGCGACTATCCACTGTATGCCTTTATCGGCTTTTTTGAGCGCCACGGTCTTCTTGCCCTTTCGGACCGCCCCCGCTGGCGCACCGTAACCGGCGGGAGCCGCACTTATGTACAACGCGTTCTCGAAGACTTCGAAGGAACGGTGCGCCTCTCGTCCCCCGTTGCGAGGATCAGGCGCCTTGGGCATGGCGTCGAAGTGACCGACAGCCGGGGGCACACCGATCTCTTCGACGACGTGGTGATCGCCACCCATGCGGATCAGGCTCTTGGCATGCTGGAAGATGCCACGGAGACGGAGCACGAGCTGCTCGGCTCCTTTCGATACACGCCCAATCGCGCGGTGCTGCACAGGCATGAAGGGCTCATGCCCAGGCGACGGAACATCTGGTCGAGCTGGAACTACATTCAGGGCACGGGACACGAGGATGCCCGGCAGCTCTGTGTCACCTATTGGATGAACCGCCTCCAGAACCTGAGCAGCCCGGAATCCCTTTTCGTCACCCTCAATCCTTTCATCGATATCCCCGAAAATGAAGCGATTGCCAGCTTTGATTACAAACACCCCCTGTTTAATCAGGCAGCCCTTTCAGCGCAGCGACAGCTCTGGCGGCTGCAGGGCCACCGCAAGACCTGGTTCTGTGGTGCCTATTTCGGCAGCGGCTTTCACGAAGACGGCATTCGATCGGGTCTGTCGGCGGCAGAGCTTCTTGCCGGTTTCGCCCCGCCCTGGAAGGATGTAGGGTCCGGACAGGCAAAGCCACGGGAACCAGAACTCATGGCAGCAGAATGAGCTGGAGCTCCGCCATATATTCCGGTCAGGTGGTGCACACGCGCCACGCACCGCGCGTGCACCGGCTGCGGTATCGCGTGTTTTCGCTTGAACTCGACCTTGACGAACTTCCCGCGCTTTCATCCTCCCTGCGCCTCTTCGGTCACAATCGAACCGCCCTGTTCTCGTTTCATGAGAGTGACCACGGCGATGGCGAGAAAGACGGGCTGCGTCGCTGGGTGGACCGGCAGATGCGTGCGGCGGGTCTCGACCCTGCATCCATGCGCGTCAGCCTGCTGTGCTACCCGCGCATTCTGGGCTATGTTTTCAACCCCTTGTCCGTCTATTTCTGCCGCGACAAAAGCGGGGTCGTCCGCCTCATACTCTATGAGGTCTGCAACACGTTTCGCGAGCGTCACACCTATGTGCTGCCGGCAGGCACTGCGGGCCAGAAACACGTGACCCATTCCTGCGACAAGGCACTCTACGTGTCACCTTTCCTGTCGATGAACTGCCGCTACGATTTCCGCATACTCCCCCCCGGCGAGAAGGTCGGCATCACGATCAACGAAACCGAAAACGGTTCGCCCGTCATGTTTGCGGCCTTCACCGGGAAACGGGTGGAGCTATCTGACAGAGCACTGCTCCGACTGTTTCTCACGCATCCGCTCATGACGCTCAAGATCACCGCCGGCATTCATTTCGAGGCAATGCGGCTCTGGCTGAAAGGTGTCCGCTTCCATCGCCACGAGCCAGCCTCGACGCGCATCTCGCAGACAATCGTCCAGTCCGAGCCCAGGGTGAAACACAATGAGTCATTTTGAGAACGTCTCCGACCGTTCCACAGGTGGGCCCCGCCCCCTCTGGCAGCGCATTGTCTGCCGCTGGGCAGACGCGCTGGGGGCTGGCAGTCTCACACTGGTTTTTCCTGATGGTTCCTGCCACCGGTCGAATGGTTCGGCGAAAGGTCCGGACGCGTCCCTGCGCTTCGCCAGCAGGCGTGGTTTCATGCAGATCCTGCTTGGCGGCAGCATGGGATTTGCCCGTGCATATCTAGACGGACATGTCGATACTCCCGATCTTCACGCACTCTTGAAGCTCGCCCTGGCGAACGAGGACCGATGGGGGAAGGTCCTCCAGACCTCGCGGTTGATCTCGAAGCTGGATTTCTTTCGGCACCGGCTGCGGAAAAATTCGCGCGCGGGAAGCAGGCGCAACATCGCGTTTCACTATGATCTCGGCAACGCTTTTTATCGCCAATGGCTGGACGATACGATGACCTACTCGTCCGCGATATTTTCGGATGCTTCGCAAAGTCTCGAGGATGCGCAGACAGCCAAGTATGACCGCATTCTTGAGCGGTTAGACATCGGACCGAACGACAGGATACTGGAGATCGGCTGTGGCTGGGGCGGTTTTGCCGAACATGCGATCCGGTCGACCGGCTGCCATGTCACCGGCCTCACGCTGTCCGTGGAACAGGCTCGCTATGCCCGTGCGCGACTCTGTGAAGCGGGATTTTCAGAACGGTCCGAGGTGCGCCTTCAGGACTACCGGGAATGTCGTGGAAATTTCACGAAGATCGTATCCATCGAGATGTTTGAAGCGGTGGGAGAAGAAAACTGGCCCGTCTACTTCAGCAGGGTCAGGTCGCTGCTTGTGCCCGAGGGTCAGGCCCTGATCCAGGTCATCACCATCGACGAGGAACGTTTCAGGACCTATCGGCGCAAGGCGGATTTCATTCAGAAATACATCTTTCCCGGTGGCATGCTGCCTTCAGCGACGGCCTTTGCCAGCGCAGCTCGGGATGCGGGGCTCGCCACCATGGCCGGCCACAGCATCGGCCAGCATTACGCAAGAACGCTTCTGGAATGGGAAAAGCGTTTCCGAGCCGCCTGGGCCGAAATTGCACGGCTTGGCTTCGACGAGCGGTTTCGCCGCATGTGGCTCTACTATCTTGCCTATTGCCGCGTCGGATTCCTCAACCGGCGTATCGATGTCATTCAGTTCGAACTGAAGCCGCAGGCGGCGGGAGGGTGATGCCGTCACTCCCTCACCAGCCTGCGCGTGATCGCAAAGCGGATGGTCGCCGGCAATGCATGCAAGAATTTGATCGCGAGCTTCATTTTCCAGGGAAAAATGATCTCATACCTGTCGGCCTCCAGCCCTCGGGCAATGTGGTCCGCAGCCTCGTTTGATGAAATGATAAACGGCATGGGAAAGTCGTTTTTCGCGGTAAGCGGCGTTTCCACGAAGCCGGGGTTGATGATGCTCAGCGACACGTTGTGGCGTTCGGCCTCGGGCTTCATCGCCTCGCACAGATTGTTGAGCGCAGCCTTTGTTGCGCCATAGGTGGCACCGCCGGGAAGCCCGTTATAGCCCGCAACCGAGGCCGTGATCGCGATCTTGCCCCTGCGCCGCCGCATCATCGTTTCAAGCACGGGCTCAAGCGTGTTGCAGGCGCCTTGCAGATTGACGGAGATCATCTTCTGCGCGTTGGTCGCGCTGAAATCGAAAGCCCCGTCCCGTGTATAGGTTCCGGCTGCAAGCACCGCCATGTCGAGCGGTCCCAGCCGTTCCTCGATATCGGCGTGAACCTCACGCGTCCGCTTCATGTCCGTTACGTCCAGGGGAAAGGCGATCACATGTCCGGGTGCCTCTGCGGCCAGAGCATCGAGTTCGCCGGCGCTCCGCGCGCTTGCCGCTACCTTCCAGCCATCTCTCGCGAGCCGGAGCGCGAGCGCTCGCCCTATTCCCGAGCTCGCTCCCGTGATCCAGACAGTCCCTTTGTGCGTTTCTGTCGCCATTCTCAATCGACTCCTGAAAACCGTTCGCAACCAATACGGCGGTCGCAGCATTCTGGATCATGTGACGCCAGGCCGATGCACGTGATCTTTCGTCGCGTTCACACTCTTGCCGGGAACGTGTTTCAATGAACAGATTTCATTGCCGGGCCGCATGCCTTTGCCAGTCCAACATCATTTCAGAGGCCCGGAAGAGTTGCAAAGGCACCAGGCTCGATGGAGACCGGTCGTTGAAGATCGCACCCGCATTCGAAAGTGCGAAGCGCATCGTGCTGCTTGCCCTGGGCCTGTTGATGCTAGTCCTCGCTCTTATCGGCGCCTTCCTGCCGGTCATGCCAACAACGATCTTCGTGATACTGGCAGCGGGATTCTTTGCGCGCTCCTCGCCCGCCCTTGAACGCAGACTGCTCGACCATCCCCGTTTCGGCCCTGCCCTGCGGGGCTGGCGCGAACACGGCGCGATTCCACGCCGCGCAAAAGTCGCCGCCGTGGCGGGCATTGCTTTCGGATACGGCGTGTTCTTCCTGGCCTCCGCCCCCGGGGCCGTGCTGGCGTTGACGGTCGCCGCGGCGATGGCCACCGTCGCAATCTGGATCGTCACACGCCCCGAAGGAAAAAACCCGTCGCATGACAGGCCCGCAAGGTAATACCCGTTCCGCGGCTTGCCATTTTTGCCGAGTGACGTTCACACCGGATGACGGGAGGCCAGAGGCATCGTACATTCACCTGTTCGAGCGACCGGACAGGTGTCTGTGTTGCCTCGCCAGGGGAGGAGATATTTGCGCAGGATTCTGTATTCCTTGCTGGTCGTGCTCACGGCCCATGGTCTGGGAGCCACCGGTGCCGGCGCGCAGGATGTGCCATGCCGGCTTCAGATCATCACATCCTTTCCCGAGAGCTTCTTTCGCCCGTTTGTTGAACGCTTTTCGCGCGATCACGGGCAAGCCTGCGTTACCAACAAGAACACCATTGCCCTGATACGCCATATTCGCGAGCGCCGCCGCCCCATCGCCGATGTCGTCTGGACCAGTTCCCCTGTGGCTTTCGCCGCACTCGACGCAGGCGGGCACATGCACCGCAGGCCCGACCTTGCGCTCGACCCGGCAGAATTTGGCGGCTTTTCGGTGGATGAAGAAAACGGGGCGCGGTTTGGCTTCGCCCTGTCTCGGATCGGGCTGATGTGGAAGCCCGACGGAAAGGTGCTCGGATCAGTCCCCGGGGTCGACCTCCTGACGCAACATCGGTTCCGAAACCGCATCGGCATGACCTCGCCGGCCCGCAGCGGCACCACGCACCTGTTCGTTGAAACCGTCTTGCAAAACGAGGGCTGGGAGCGGGGCTGGGCACTCCTGTCGCGTCTGGGCAGCAATCTGGCCACTGTGACCGCTCGCAGCTTCGGCGTGCGTGAAGGCATCGTCCGGGATCGGTTCGGACTGGGCATCGGGATTGATTTTCTCGCCAAGGCAGCGCATGAGGCACAGGCGCCCCTGGCCTTTGCGCCACTTCAGGGGAGTGCAATATTTCCCGCCAGCGCCGGCATCGCCCGCGATGGTGCCCTCAATCCTCTGGCGGCGGACTTCGTTCGCTTCCTGCGTTCCGACACGGGGCAAAACCTCCTTCTGCGACCCGCCATTGCCCGCATACCCGTCAAACCCGCTCTGTGGGCACAGGCAGGGTTTCGCCCCCGGCGCGAGAGCGCCTACACATTCGATGCAGCCCTGGCCGCGCGAAGACTTCCGATCGTGAATGCACTCTTCGATGAAATGATCACATACCGCCACCTCGAACTGGCTGAAATCCGGGCAGACATCGAAAAGCTGTCCGACAAACAGAAAACAGTGAAAGATCCGCTGTTGAACAAGCTCGTTGCAGAGGCGCGCGACAAGATGGAAACAGTGCCCGTGGCTGCGTTCATGTCGGATGCCGGGGAGCTGATTTCACAGCTGGAAGGCAATGGCCTGACCGGGCTCTCGAGAGACAGCGGGGGAACCCTGCGAGACAGCTGGTCGCACGATTTTTCCAACCGCTACAGCCGTGCCCGCGAACTGATCGCGCGGGGCAACGCACGGCTGGCCGAGCTTGGTTTCGGGTTGCGCCGGTGAAGGTTCATTCCACCTCGCTGCGCAGCAAGCTGCTGATCGCAATCGCCACCATCGCGGGTTTTGCCGTGGTGGCCATGCTCGTGGCGAACTTCACACTTGGCAGTGTCGGCAATGCCATCTCCCGACTGGCCTCAGACAACCTCAGGACGGCGGCCGCAAGTGCCAGGCTCGCCGAAATCGGCCAGGCCATTCGCGTCGACGTACCGATGCTCGGCAACGCACGCACCCGGTTCGAGCGGGAAGCGGCACTGAGCCGGCTGGAAAATCATTTCGCCCGCCTTCATCATCTGTTGGAAGCAGATGTCGGGGAACATGCATTCTCACAGCTGGGTCAGCTCTTGCGTGAAGTGGAGGCCAATGTCGAGGCTCTGGACCGGAATGTTGCCGGGCGGTTTCTTCTGGCCCGGCAGCGAGCGGAAGAAACCGCCCGCCTGAACCGTCTGCATGGCGATTTCCTGCTGGAGATCGATCCATTGCTTGTTGATGCGAAGTTCAACGTGGAAGCCGCCCTGGGGGAGCCAAACACCTCTCGCCCGCCGGATCGGACCTCGCGCGGGCTTGTCCAGCGGGAGGTTCGCCTCACCGAGGCGCTGGGGCGGCTGCATGCCAGCGCGAACCTTGCGGTCGGGATGATCCTGCGTGGCGCCAGCGAGACGGACTTCCGGCTCATCGAACAGTTGCAGACCCGCCTGGCAGAGACGATTGAAGAAGGCAACGCCAATGCCGATCTGATTGCCGACAACGCCAGTGCGATCACGCTGCGCCAGATCTGGCAAAACATAGCCCGTCTTGCCACCGGATCCGACAGTCTGCTCGACCGCCGGCTGAGAGAAAGCGGGCTCCTGGCAGAAAGTGCCCAACTGCAGGGAATGAATGCCTCCCTGCTTGAAGAGCTTGGCACCATCGTGGCGACCACGGTGCGCGAGAGTGGCAGTCGCTCCACGCTCGCTTCGCAGGGAATCAATGACATTCTCTTCGGATGGCGCGTGTTCAACGCCATGAGCACCGCCTTGCTTCTCGCCCTTCTGCTCGGCTTTTCATTTGTTTTCGTGCGCGGCCACCTGTTCCAGCGGCTCATGAAGGTCCTGCATGCGATGGGGCGGATCGCCCGCGGCGAAACCGGCACAAGAGTGGGCGTCTCCGGCTCCGACGAGATCGGCCTGCTGGCAGATGCGGTTCGTCAGTTCCGCGACAAGTCCGAAGCGCTCGATCAGCGCGCACGCGAGTTGCGGCAGGCCAATGTGAAACTCACATCACAGATCGAGCGGCGCAGGAAGGTGGAGACGGAACTGCGCGAAACGCAGGCGGAACTGGTGCAGGCCGCCAAGCTTGCCGCGCTCGGACAGCTCTCTGCCGGGATTGCGCATGAGTTCAACCAGCCGCTCACGGCGATGGGATCCT includes:
- a CDS encoding ATP-binding protein, which gives rise to MKVHSTSLRSKLLIAIATIAGFAVVAMLVANFTLGSVGNAISRLASDNLRTAAASARLAEIGQAIRVDVPMLGNARTRFEREAALSRLENHFARLHHLLEADVGEHAFSQLGQLLREVEANVEALDRNVAGRFLLARQRAEETARLNRLHGDFLLEIDPLLVDAKFNVEAALGEPNTSRPPDRTSRGLVQREVRLTEALGRLHASANLAVGMILRGASETDFRLIEQLQTRLAETIEEGNANADLIADNASAITLRQIWQNIARLATGSDSLLDRRLRESGLLAESAQLQGMNASLLEELGTIVATTVRESGSRSTLASQGINDILFGWRVFNAMSTALLLALLLGFSFVFVRGHLFQRLMKVLHAMGRIARGETGTRVGVSGSDEIGLLADAVRQFRDKSEALDQRARELRQANVKLTSQIERRRKVETELRETQAELVQAAKLAALGQLSAGIAHEFNQPLTAMGSYTHNALRYLDRADIDKAKEKLADIERLIKRLAKTSNHLKTFARRPQDVLVRHDVREVVSNALALFKERIERQGIELELKHPPHPVHVMTEPALLEQVLVNLVSNALDAVEPVHPARLVIRVSETEMLARIEVEDNGEGLAEGLDGKLFDPFFTTKPPGEGLGLGLSISYNVIRDLGGPA